The nucleotide sequence GAGGACGTCACATATTGAGCCCCGCGCGCCAAGGTTTCCGCTGCGATGGCCCGATAGGGCGGAGCCACCATGACGGAGCCGTCCTTGCGGAAGCCGAACTTCCCGCGAATCGCTTCTGTTCCGACCAGCCGGTTGTTGTCCACCTGTTCAAACTGGGGCGTCTTCACGGTCGACAGGAATGTATTCGCGTCCATGCCTGTCCGCATGGCGAAGTCGGCCACGTCGTGCAGTTTCCGTCGATGCGAATCGATGCCCTGGTTGAAGTCCATCGTCCGCTGCTTCTGCCAGGCTTCGGCAAGGGCATCGCCGAACAGGAAGTAATCCAGCGCCACGATGACCACGCGCGGCTTGGCTGCTGTCGTCGCGCGGTCGATGAAATCGACCACGTGGGTGAGCGGCCAAGCCGTCAGGCAAGCGTTGTAGGCGACATACGGCCGGAACATCTGCGCGCGGGCCTGGCCGCAGCGCGAACTGCCGACCAGCAACACTTCGGGCTGGACCTGCTTGATGCGCTCGAGCTTGTAGGGCGCATAATCCTTGAATCCGCCGAGCCAGAGCAGCCGGTCATTATCGGATTGTTCTGCCGCGATAATAGACAGCGGAACGGTCGCCCCCAGACGCCATCCGACCCCCTCGAGGACGGCGAGCAGAGGCACGAAAACGGCGGCAAATAGCGCTAGTAAAATCGCAACATACCGCGTCAAGGCTTCATACCCACTCGATGGTATCTTCAAGCTTCTGGATGCAACGAGCCCGGCCAGCAACTCGTGTCGTCCTGCTTGTGGTACACTCCGTGGCAGCCGATAGGCAAGCTTGCCGAAAAACAGGCACGGTCAGTGGCCCGCAAGATAGATGCCGGCGGGGTCGATGCTCGGAAACTGCGCCCGGAAATCCGGCGCGCTCAGCAGATGCAGCATCACCCTCGCAGCGCCGGCTTCGGCCAGATGATAGGCGTCGACGAAGCTGGAACTCTCGTCGGCCATCGGCAGTCGCGCCAGATCAAACAATGGAATTCCGAGGCCTCGCAGCCAGCTTCTGGTCTCATCGGACGCGAACTCCCGCCACGCGCCAAATCCGACAGGTCCGTCCTGCTCACGATCGAGAAGTTCGACACCGGCGCGAATGAACGGCAACTGAACGCCGAAGAGTGTGATCCCGCGCGATCTTGCGAGCTCTGCAAGCCGCGCAATCGGCTGCTTCAGCCTGGATGACAGGCCGGGCGCGCGGGGCAGAGTCTGTGCGAGCGTCTCAGCATTCATGAAGCGCGAGCGGGCGTCGGAAACGTGACCTGCCGAGTAGACATAGGAGCCGTCGCTACGGAACCCTTCCTGGTGGGCGATGGATTGGGTGCCCACAAAAGCGCTTGGAGCACGCAGATAGTCGCGGAACGTGTCAGGGTGGCGTGTGGCGGTCCGCGCGAAGTCAAGAAGACTCGCGCTCAGGTATTTGAAGGAATGATCGTAGTGCATCCGTCGGGTCGTCGCGAACCATTCTTCCCACCGATCAGCGAAGAGAAAATGATCCAGCGAAAGGATCGCAACGCGGGGACGCAGCCGTTGGGTGGCGCGGTCGAACAGGTCGGCCAACTGCGACGTGGTCCAGGCCGTAAACGAGAGATTGTAGAAGCGGTAGGGTGCAAATAGCGACGCGCGAAAAGTGCCGGCGCGCGAGCTGCTGAGCCAAACGATTTCGGGATGCTCCTGCTCAAGCCTCGCCAGCTTGTACGCTGCATTGTAGCGCAAATCGAAAGGCAGCACGATCTGGTCAGGATTGTCCCGCTGCGACCCAGCGAGATCTTCCAGCCGCGCCGCCGCGCCGAACGGGCGCGCCAACTGAAAAAGCCCAACCGGCAGCAGGTAGCCGGCAAGGGCAGACGTCGCCAGCACGGTTGTGACGTAGCGCCGTGTCAAATTCGTCGGCCGCGACGATTTTTGGCGACAGCTGCTGATCATTCATAGGGCTGACGTTGTACCATTTCGTATCGAGACCAGTGCAGCTTGCTCGCTGCACATCGATTGCGGTCGATCAGAACTGGAAATACAGGAACTGGGACGTGTCACCGGCAATGATGTTCATGAGCACGGCAGCAACAAGTGCCACCGACGTGCCAATCGCCCAGGTGAGGGACGGTCGCCATTTGAAACCCAGAACACTCCACGGACGCGGATTGTGATAGGTCTCCAGTCCAACCTTCCAGTTTTCGAACATGGCGTTGACGTTGGGCAGGACGAGGCACGCGCCGTAGCCCACGAAAATCGCGATCATCAATCTCGAATCGACCAGATTGGTGATCGTGATCTTCTCCGGCGAGGACAGCCCGATCATGCCCTTGATAAGCCGGACGGCCGCGTTCGGATTGTCGGCGCGGAAGAACACCCAGGCGAGAACGACGGCCGACTGCGTCAAGAACAACGCTGCGGCAGCGTACCAGACGGTTCCGGTGTAGCGGGCCAGCCCCGGCCGCTTTTCGACGAACTTGCCCCAGCGATGGTTCACGATCAGGAACAGTCCGTGCAGGGCGCCCCAGATCATGAATGTGAAGCCGGCGCCGTGCCACAGCCCGCCGAGCAGCATCGTTGTGAACAGGTTGGCGTTTCGCCGATGCTCGCCATGGCGGTTGCCGCCGAGGGGGATGTAGAGATAGTCGCGCAGGAACCGCGACAGCGAAATGTGCCAGCGCCGCCAGAATTCGACGATGCTTTGCGATTTATAGGGGGAATCGAAGTTGAACGGCAGCTTGATTCCGAACATGATCGAAATGCCGATCGCCATGTCCGAGTAGCCGGAGAAGTCGAAATAGATCTGGAGCGAATAGGCCAGCGCGCCCCCCCAGGCATCGATGAGATGAAGATGGCTGGAATTGGCCGCCTGGAACACGGGATTTGCCACCATCCCGAAGCCGTCGGCGATGAACGATTTCTTGAACAAGCCGATGGTCAGAATGGTGAGGCCGATCGCTACGTTCTCGATCGATATTTTTCGACTATCCTCCGAGCCAAACTGCGGCATCATCTCGCGGTGATGAAGGATGGGGCCGGCGACCAGATGCGGAAAATAGGTGACGAACAGCCCGTATTTGACGAAGCTGCGTTCGCTGGAATAGCCGCCGTAGACGTCGGCGAGATAGGCGATCTGCGTGAATGTAAAGAACGAGATGCCGAGCGGCAGCACGATCGCCAGCGCAGGATATTTCGATGCGGTCAGCGCATTGAGGATCTGAATGCCAAAATTTGTGTACTTGTAGAACGCCAGCGCGGCGAGATTGAGCGTGATTGCGGCTGCGAATAACCCGCTTCGCGCCTTGCCGCTCTGGCCGGCGATCAGCAGTCCCATCGTGTAATTGAAGACGATGGAGACGAGAATGATCGGAACGAAGTGAATGTCCCAATAGCCGTAGAAGGTGAGCGAGGCCGCGGCAAGCCAGCTCAAGCGGGCCGCCGGTGAGGCTACGAACCGCGCCAACAGGAAGTATCCGGCGAAGGTCACCGGCAGGAACAAGAACAGAAACTCAAATTGCGTGAAGAGCATAAAAAAGTTTCTTGATGTTGCCCCGGGTCAGTTTGCTTTACCAACGATTGCGCGGCGTGCCAAGTTGGGCAGTGCGGCGTTTATCCTGATTTTCAGGGGATGTTTCCGCCGTACAAGACGGATACCGCAATCCAGGAGCCCTCGATTGGGCGGCTTAGCGGAGGCTTTTCTGCTCGGAATTCTTCTGCTATGGCAGATTGGGGACGAGCGACCGAACTCGCGAAAGCCCGTCGCGCACCCGCTGATGCAGTCTCTCCAGAATTCGATGCGCGGCTCACCCCATGCACATTCCCGATAGGAGCCATGGACGTGATCTGGTCCGTTCTCTCTGGCTGCATCTGTTAATTGCTTCTTCGAGTGGGGTCACTACCCTCATAGATGCCGGGAACGGCGCGACCGGCTTCAGCGATGATTCGTGAGATGTTTTCCAGAGGGCTCTTCGTCGAGCACGGGGCCGGCGACGGCGTATCTCGCCAACAAGCCGTTATTCCCGATGAGATAGCGCGTAGCGACGCGAGC is from Bradyrhizobium sp. ORS 285 and encodes:
- a CDS encoding MBOAT family protein, translating into MLFTQFEFLFLFLPVTFAGYFLLARFVASPAARLSWLAAASLTFYGYWDIHFVPIILVSIVFNYTMGLLIAGQSGKARSGLFAAAITLNLAALAFYKYTNFGIQILNALTASKYPALAIVLPLGISFFTFTQIAYLADVYGGYSSERSFVKYGLFVTYFPHLVAGPILHHREMMPQFGSEDSRKISIENVAIGLTILTIGLFKKSFIADGFGMVANPVFQAANSSHLHLIDAWGGALAYSLQIYFDFSGYSDMAIGISIMFGIKLPFNFDSPYKSQSIVEFWRRWHISLSRFLRDYLYIPLGGNRHGEHRRNANLFTTMLLGGLWHGAGFTFMIWGALHGLFLIVNHRWGKFVEKRPGLARYTGTVWYAAAALFLTQSAVVLAWVFFRADNPNAAVRLIKGMIGLSSPEKITITNLVDSRLMIAIFVGYGACLVLPNVNAMFENWKVGLETYHNPRPWSVLGFKWRPSLTWAIGTSVALVAAVLMNIIAGDTSQFLYFQF